A segment of the Pedobacter faecalis genome:
GAGGCCTCGCAACAGATCGTCGGCCGAACTTTCATACCACCGGGCCAGACGGAGCGAACACCGGAGGTCCCATATAAGGAAAAGGCTTAAAAACGGGGCAAGTAGAAAGTTCAGCCTTGCATCAAAATCGCGAATGATTGCGCCCAGACGTCTGATGTCTGCACTTAGCTCCGAGCTATGCTGTTTACTATAAAAGCTCCTGATATAGCCACTTTGCCAACGGAACTTCTCAGTCCACCGGATGGTATCCGCAAAGTGTTCGAGGAGACCAGCACTTTGACCAAACCCAAGGTAAAGCCTGTTGACCCGGCCGATCTGAGACACGGTTACCACCGCATTAACAACTGCTGTCAATCCGAATACATTCCAATACAAACCGCCTTGCCATAGTGCGGCTATCAGGAGCGCAAACATGACATATGGCATTAAAAGAACATAAGGGCGCATCCACCCGGCCCTGGTGAACGTCAGCTGTCCGGCAAGCTGGTGACCAAGCTTTTCTTGAATCTGCTGCATTTTAACGCCATCGTGCTGGTGCAGTAGCGCCCGGAATTGGAAGGTCTCGTTGATCCGTTCCCGAAGTTCACGTATAGCTTCCTGACGTTGCAGAATGTACACAGCAGGTGCCGGAGCTCCAAGAGATTGACCAAGCAGGCTAAGACCTTGGCTTGTGTTGCAGCGGTTGACCATGGCGTATAACGAGCCGGGCCCATAGATGTCTAGATCGGACGCATACGAATGAGATTCATCGTCGAACACGCTTCCATCCGGGTATCCGTTTGCATGAGTTTCCAGCGCTTTTATCTCATTTTGATATACCCATAGCAACTTGTCGGCATACACTTTTGCTTCAGTTTTTCGACCCTGCATTTTAACGAGTACCAGAAACCCTACAACTGGCACTAAGAGCAAAATGACGAAAATCCAGGAAAACCCCAGGTTGATCATTGTCGCAACAATGATGATTTCGACGATGAAACTGCCCAGCCGGGCCAGTGAAATCCTGTTCAAACTTCTTTGCAGCTTTTGTGCCGTGGATTGCTGCTGATCTGCCAGCTGCCTGTAGTACGCCAAAATATCGGCTTTTGTTCTACGCATTTT
Coding sequences within it:
- a CDS encoding MutS-related protein, with translation MRRTKADILAYYRQLADQQQSTAQKLQRSLNRISLARLGSFIVEIIIVATMINLGFSWIFVILLLVPVVGFLVLVKMQGRKTEAKVYADKLLWVYQNEIKALETHANGYPDGSVFDDESHSYASDLDIYGPGSLYAMVNRCNTSQGLSLLGQSLGAPAPAVYILQRQEAIRELRERINETFQFRALLHQHDGVKMQQIQEKLGHQLAGQLTFTRAGWMRPYVLLMPYVMFALLIAALWQGGLYWNVFGLTAVVNAVVTVSQIGRVNRLYLGFGQSAGLLEHFADTIRWTEKFRWQSGYIRSFYSKQHSSELSADIRRLGAIIRDFDARLNFLLAPFLSLFLIWDLRCSLRLARWYESSADDLLRGLDRVGQFEELISFATLSFNQPHWNFPDIKPSFTLSATQLGHPLIPETLRVTNTYAFAPLPTTDIITGSNMAGKSTFLRTIGVNLVLAYTGAPVCAANMSCSIFQILSYMRIKDSLNDQTSTFKAELNRLKAILKATSESSDSLVLVDEMLRGTNSRDKYMGSKVFIEKLLSQQTPTLFATHDLQLSEMEDSHPDKVRNYHFDIQIHDGQMQFDYLLKQGPCTTFNAAILLKEIGLSIK